Proteins from a genomic interval of Oceanimonas doudoroffii:
- a CDS encoding sodium-dependent transporter: MNARAQFSSKLGFVMAAAGSAIGVGNIWGFPTQAASNGGGAFLLMYLLMILLLGYPMLVAEITIGRHGQAGPFHALQKLTKGPGRAIAGLVGLAAVLTVSLIFTFYAIVSGWFIAYALEPVAGLLGQDAAATWLTGFSTARNLVFTLAFALLSLYVVSRGLEQGIEKWSSRLMPLLLLMLVLLTGYMLTQPGAGEGLRAYLVPDFSRVLNRDVLIGALGQSFFSLSLGAAVMMLYGSYLSRQSSIPALAAQVTLLDTSVAFLAGLLILPAMYVAQHNGVAIFAEDGSLLSSDTLVFSVLPALFETMGQAQYLIAFAFFVLMIVAALTSSISMLEAPVSLAIESTGLSRLKATWLMTALCTLVSVIIVFNFGSLFGLVITLTTQYAQPLVSLCITIYAGWVWQRNKVLAELKSGCPDVEQGLFWKIWPWYVRFVCPVLVLVVIIQSIGG, translated from the coding sequence GTGAACGCAAGGGCGCAATTCAGCAGCAAGCTGGGATTCGTGATGGCCGCCGCCGGCTCGGCCATCGGCGTGGGCAATATCTGGGGCTTTCCCACTCAGGCGGCCAGCAACGGCGGCGGTGCCTTTCTGCTGATGTATCTGCTGATGATACTGCTGCTGGGCTACCCCATGCTGGTGGCCGAAATCACCATAGGCCGTCACGGCCAGGCCGGCCCTTTTCACGCCCTGCAAAAGCTTACCAAGGGCCCCGGCCGGGCCATTGCCGGCCTGGTAGGGCTGGCGGCGGTACTCACCGTCAGCCTGATCTTCACCTTTTACGCCATTGTCTCGGGCTGGTTTATCGCCTACGCCCTGGAGCCGGTCGCCGGCCTGCTGGGACAGGATGCCGCCGCCACCTGGCTCACCGGCTTTTCCACCGCTCGCAACCTGGTGTTTACCCTGGCCTTCGCCCTGCTCAGCCTTTATGTCGTGAGCCGAGGGCTGGAGCAGGGTATTGAAAAGTGGTCGAGCCGGCTGATGCCACTGCTGCTGCTGATGCTGGTGCTGCTCACCGGCTATATGCTGACCCAGCCCGGGGCCGGCGAGGGCCTACGTGCCTATCTGGTGCCCGACTTCTCTCGCGTGCTGAACCGAGACGTGCTGATCGGCGCCCTGGGCCAGAGCTTCTTCTCCCTGTCGCTGGGGGCGGCGGTGATGATGCTGTACGGCTCCTACCTCAGCCGTCAGTCCAGCATTCCGGCACTGGCGGCCCAGGTGACCCTGCTCGACACCAGCGTGGCCTTCCTTGCCGGCCTGCTGATTTTGCCGGCCATGTATGTGGCCCAGCACAACGGCGTGGCCATTTTCGCCGAAGACGGCAGCCTGCTGAGCTCCGACACCCTGGTGTTCTCGGTGCTGCCGGCACTGTTCGAAACCATGGGCCAGGCCCAGTACCTGATCGCCTTTGCCTTTTTCGTACTGATGATAGTGGCGGCGCTGACCTCTTCCATCTCCATGCTGGAAGCGCCGGTGTCGCTGGCCATTGAGAGCACCGGCCTGTCACGACTCAAGGCCACCTGGCTGATGACCGCCCTGTGCACCCTGGTAAGCGTGATCATCGTGTTCAACTTCGGCAGCCTGTTTGGCCTGGTGATCACCCTGACCACCCAGTACGCCCAACCCCTGGTAAGCCTGTGCATCACCATTTACGCCGGCTGGGTGTGGCAGCGCAACAAGGTGCTGGCCGAACTCAAGTCCGGCTGCCCCGATGTGGAGCAGGGCCTGTTCTGGAAAATCTGGCCCTGGTACGTGCGCTTTGTGTGCCCGGTGCTGGTGCTGGTGGTGATCATTCAGTCCATCGGCGGCTGA
- a CDS encoding S9 family peptidase codes for MLAWVACAKPYAKGTDVEVKPPVAKKIPHLLSNHDDVRVDNYHWMRDDERDDPEVIAYLEQENQYSEQVLTPLDELQEKLFQEMVARIRQDDNSVPYLKQGWWYRTRYQQGQEYGIAERYPESNPERVEVLLDGNQRAEGQAYYGQGQMAVSPDQQTLAFSEDFLSRRQYQIRFKSLETGELYPEVLENTSGNLVWAKDGKTLFYVKQDDSTLLPFQVYRHRLGTAQSEDVLVHEEADSSFYTSLYKSRSGEVIFIGAWNTDASEVRMIPADQPDAEPELFMARQHGHEYDLEHYQGRLYVRSNKDGANFGLYVTDEATAPEQWQPVIPARDDVLLEGYALFRDWLVLEERREGLLHLRQINRNDGSERQIQFDDPAYVSWMGTNPEADTPWLRYGYSSMTRPVTIYEVNMDTQERRELKQQYVGEHFNADDYRSERVWVTARDGAKVPVSLVYRADKFQHNGSNPLLVYAYGSYGASMDPDFSSARLSLLDRGFVYAIAHVRGGEELGRDWYDQGRLMSKQNTFHDFIDVTQSLVQQGYGDKDRVFASGGSAGGLLVGAVVNMAPELYKGVVAAVPFVDVVTTMLDESIPLTTGEYGEWGNPNDADYYHYMKSYSPYDQVQPQAYPNMLVTTGLHDSQVQYWEPAKWVAKLREMKTDDNLLLLHCDMDSGHGGKSGRFESYHELAREYAFLLALADEEQGSHLAAGLHAPDDEVTR; via the coding sequence ATGTTAGCATGGGTGGCGTGTGCCAAACCCTATGCCAAAGGAACCGACGTGGAAGTGAAACCGCCAGTCGCCAAAAAAATTCCCCACCTGCTCAGCAACCACGACGACGTGCGCGTGGACAACTATCACTGGATGCGCGACGACGAGCGTGATGATCCCGAAGTGATTGCCTATCTGGAGCAGGAAAATCAGTACAGTGAGCAAGTGCTCACGCCGCTGGATGAGCTGCAGGAAAAACTGTTTCAGGAAATGGTGGCGCGTATTCGCCAGGACGACAACAGCGTGCCTTACCTGAAGCAGGGCTGGTGGTACCGCACCCGTTATCAGCAAGGCCAGGAGTACGGCATTGCCGAGCGTTACCCCGAGAGCAACCCGGAGCGAGTGGAAGTGTTGCTCGACGGCAACCAGCGGGCCGAAGGCCAGGCCTATTACGGCCAGGGCCAGATGGCGGTCAGCCCGGATCAGCAAACCCTGGCGTTTTCGGAAGACTTTTTGTCCCGGCGCCAGTATCAGATCCGCTTCAAGTCGCTGGAAACCGGTGAACTTTACCCCGAAGTGCTGGAAAACACCTCCGGCAACCTGGTGTGGGCCAAAGACGGCAAAACCCTGTTTTACGTGAAACAGGACGACAGTACCCTGTTGCCGTTTCAGGTGTACCGCCACCGGCTTGGCACTGCGCAGAGTGAAGACGTGCTGGTGCACGAAGAAGCGGACAGCAGCTTCTACACCAGCCTTTACAAGAGCCGCTCCGGCGAGGTGATTTTCATCGGCGCCTGGAATACCGACGCCAGCGAAGTGCGCATGATCCCTGCCGACCAGCCCGACGCCGAGCCCGAGCTGTTTATGGCCCGCCAGCACGGCCATGAATACGATCTGGAGCATTATCAGGGGCGGCTTTACGTACGTTCCAACAAGGACGGTGCCAACTTTGGCCTCTATGTGACCGACGAGGCCACTGCCCCCGAGCAGTGGCAGCCGGTCATTCCCGCCCGGGATGACGTGCTGCTGGAAGGCTATGCCCTGTTTCGCGACTGGTTGGTGCTGGAAGAGCGCCGCGAAGGCCTGCTGCACCTGCGTCAGATCAACCGCAACGACGGCAGCGAGCGCCAGATCCAGTTTGACGATCCGGCCTATGTGAGCTGGATGGGTACCAACCCCGAGGCCGACACCCCTTGGCTGCGCTACGGCTATTCCTCCATGACCCGACCGGTCACCATCTATGAAGTGAACATGGATACCCAGGAGCGGCGCGAGCTCAAGCAGCAGTATGTGGGTGAGCATTTCAATGCCGACGACTACCGCAGCGAACGGGTCTGGGTGACCGCCCGGGACGGCGCCAAAGTGCCGGTGTCGCTGGTGTACCGGGCCGACAAGTTTCAGCACAACGGCAGCAACCCGCTGCTGGTGTATGCCTACGGCTCCTACGGCGCCAGCATGGATCCGGACTTCAGCAGCGCGCGTCTGAGCCTGCTCGACCGGGGCTTTGTCTATGCCATTGCCCATGTACGTGGCGGCGAGGAGCTGGGCCGGGACTGGTACGATCAGGGCCGGCTGATGAGCAAGCAGAACACCTTTCACGACTTTATTGATGTGACCCAATCCCTGGTGCAACAGGGTTATGGCGACAAGGACAGGGTGTTTGCCTCGGGCGGCAGCGCCGGTGGCCTGCTGGTGGGCGCCGTGGTTAACATGGCTCCCGAGCTGTACAAGGGCGTGGTGGCGGCGGTGCCTTTTGTGGACGTGGTTACCACCATGCTGGATGAGTCGATTCCGCTCACTACCGGCGAATACGGCGAGTGGGGCAACCCCAACGACGCCGACTATTACCACTACATGAAGTCGTACAGCCCTTACGATCAGGTGCAGCCTCAGGCCTATCCCAACATGCTGGTGACCACCGGCCTGCACGACTCCCAGGTGCAGTACTGGGAGCCGGCCAAATGGGTGGCCAAGCTGCGCGAGATGAAGACCGACGACAACCTGCTGTTGCTGCACTGCGACATGGACAGCGGTCACGGCGGCAAGTCCGGCCGCTTTGAGTCTTATCACGAGCTGGCCCGGGAATACGCCTTTCTGCTGGCGCTGGCCGATGAAGAGCAGGGCAGTCACCTGGCCGCCGGCCTACATGCCCCGGACGACGAAGTCACGCGCTGA
- a CDS encoding YdbL family protein → MRWLAMILAATLSLSAWALDLQQAKRQGLIGEQLNGLVGVVQGGGQVNAVASDINRKRLESYRDIARKTGTSLAVVQARAGQLNIERTPSGQYVQLADGRWQRK, encoded by the coding sequence ATGCGATGGTTGGCTATGATTTTGGCGGCAACCCTGAGCCTGTCGGCCTGGGCGCTGGATCTGCAGCAGGCCAAACGGCAGGGACTTATCGGTGAACAACTCAACGGCCTGGTGGGCGTGGTGCAGGGCGGCGGCCAGGTTAACGCCGTTGCCAGCGACATTAACCGCAAGCGGCTGGAAAGCTACCGGGACATCGCCCGCAAGACCGGCACCAGCCTGGCGGTGGTGCAGGCCCGCGCCGGCCAGCTCAATATTGAGCGTACCCCCAGCGGCCAGTATGTGCAGCTGGCCGATGGTCGCTGGCAACGTAAGTGA
- a CDS encoding YnbE family lipoprotein, which yields MRVAILVFWSLWLAACTPRVEVVVPDKPITVNLNVKVDHEIRVRVDRELEKLFEQEQELF from the coding sequence ATGAGAGTAGCAATCCTGGTGTTCTGGAGCCTGTGGCTGGCGGCCTGCACTCCCAGGGTGGAGGTCGTGGTACCCGACAAGCCGATCACGGTAAACCTGAACGTCAAGGTGGATCACGAGATTCGCGTGCGGGTGGACCGGGAGCTGGAAAAACTGTTTGAGCAAGAGCAGGAGCTGTTCTGA
- a CDS encoding intermembrane phospholipid transport protein YdbH family protein has protein sequence MRGIVCGLMAALLLWPVSGGAQVLPSWLELSARLERAHVPACPRERAQGFELHWRDGGISGRLARLSLDLTCSRSGNQGTEGERDALSLLLTLPPVDFAIERLVLYLPQGELTGPARLRRDEAGMHIDWQTGGGELTLLLTPRDGGWRWRGTLPGSLLLPALTGLVAMEGEWKPGQDLQLNASTALPAPFAGQLRLRGRLAQGEQGWYWQPASRLSLSKLSWPQGRLRDLSLRPTRALPLTGVGHWTLSWRDGRWQQQGLPGGRLELSLTDHQQGELTLRLNPQVKVSGYWRRQGGLALQLPEQSLPLAAVTGWLQGWLNLPVATVSGGELTLSGRAGNLLDATRPVTLDLALSDGDLGLGEVRAQGVTGQLGLGWRRQGLVLSPGSGLTIGELNTGVPVTNIHAALDWRNNAFWLAGLTGRVLDGRLALSPMKLGAHSRGELHLQDISLAQLLSLAALPGLTGDGDLHGRLPFVFDGRFSVENGRLWGDDGWVSYQAADTLLGAAEDNLSLALTLGMLKDLRYHRLEAELAMTPKGDAVIVSRLRGQAPVGERLHPVNFNYRHEENLLQLLTSLRFAEQLSERLPAGLQGGSNE, from the coding sequence ATGAGGGGCATTGTTTGCGGCTTGATGGCCGCCCTGTTGCTCTGGCCGGTGTCGGGGGGCGCGCAGGTGCTGCCGTCCTGGCTGGAGCTGAGTGCCCGCCTGGAGCGTGCTCATGTGCCCGCCTGTCCGCGGGAGCGGGCCCAGGGCTTTGAACTGCACTGGCGCGACGGCGGCATTTCCGGCCGGCTGGCGCGGCTCAGTCTGGATCTCACCTGTTCCCGCAGTGGTAATCAGGGCACGGAAGGGGAGCGGGATGCCCTGTCGTTGCTGCTGACCCTGCCGCCGGTCGATTTTGCCATTGAACGTCTGGTGCTGTACCTGCCTCAGGGCGAGCTGACCGGGCCAGCCCGGTTGCGCCGCGATGAGGCCGGCATGCACATTGACTGGCAGACCGGCGGCGGTGAGCTGACCCTGTTGCTGACGCCCCGGGATGGCGGCTGGCGCTGGCGGGGCACCCTGCCGGGTTCGCTGCTGTTGCCGGCCCTGACCGGGCTGGTGGCCATGGAAGGCGAGTGGAAGCCCGGGCAGGACCTGCAACTGAACGCGAGCACGGCGCTGCCGGCGCCGTTCGCGGGCCAACTGCGACTGCGGGGGCGGCTGGCGCAGGGTGAGCAGGGCTGGTACTGGCAGCCCGCTTCCCGCCTGAGCCTGTCGAAGCTGTCCTGGCCTCAAGGGCGGCTGCGCGACCTGAGCCTGCGTCCGACTCGGGCCCTTCCCCTGACTGGCGTTGGCCACTGGACCCTGAGCTGGCGAGACGGCCGTTGGCAGCAGCAAGGCCTTCCCGGTGGCCGGCTGGAGCTGAGCCTGACCGATCATCAACAAGGTGAGCTGACCTTGCGGCTGAACCCGCAAGTGAAAGTAAGCGGTTACTGGCGGCGTCAGGGCGGCCTGGCCCTGCAGTTGCCCGAACAGTCACTGCCGCTGGCGGCGGTGACCGGCTGGCTGCAGGGCTGGCTGAACCTGCCGGTGGCCACAGTCAGCGGCGGTGAACTGACGTTGTCGGGCCGGGCCGGCAACCTGCTGGATGCCACTCGGCCGGTGACCCTGGATCTGGCCCTGAGTGACGGTGATCTGGGGCTGGGCGAGGTGCGGGCGCAGGGCGTGACCGGACAACTGGGTCTGGGGTGGCGGCGCCAGGGGTTGGTGTTGAGTCCGGGCAGTGGCCTGACCATCGGTGAGCTCAACACCGGGGTGCCGGTCACGAATATTCACGCCGCCCTGGACTGGCGCAACAATGCGTTCTGGCTGGCGGGACTCACCGGGCGTGTATTGGACGGGCGGCTGGCGTTGTCTCCGATGAAACTGGGAGCACACTCCCGGGGTGAGCTGCATTTGCAGGACATCTCCCTGGCGCAGTTGCTGAGCCTGGCGGCGTTGCCGGGACTGACCGGCGACGGCGACCTGCATGGCCGGCTGCCCTTTGTGTTTGACGGCCGTTTCAGCGTGGAGAATGGCCGGTTGTGGGGCGATGACGGCTGGGTGTCCTACCAGGCCGCCGACACCCTGCTTGGTGCCGCCGAGGACAACCTGTCCCTCGCCCTGACCCTGGGTATGCTAAAGGATTTGCGTTACCACCGGCTGGAGGCCGAACTGGCCATGACCCCGAAGGGGGATGCGGTTATCGTGAGCCGGTTGCGGGGCCAGGCGCCGGTGGGCGAGCGCCTGCACCCGGTCAACTTCAATTACCGGCACGAGGAAAACCTGTTACAGTTGCTGACGAGCCTGCGTTTTGCCGAGCAACTGAGCGAGCGGCTGCCGGCCGGGCTGCAAGGGGGAAGCAACGAATGA
- a CDS encoding DUF2500 domain-containing protein: MDTFVLWAIIIIAFVVIGRQLYRRFYDHIQPQHSLKVVITGKQMREFMGRTRQENTEMPPPRVNYYVSFRPQSGGREREFQVSEHLYERLEPDSTGTLVIQGRRFIAFEPDDVILDND, encoded by the coding sequence ATGGACACCTTTGTGCTCTGGGCCATTATCATCATCGCCTTCGTGGTGATTGGCCGGCAGCTGTACCGGCGTTTCTACGACCATATTCAGCCTCAACACAGCCTCAAGGTAGTGATCACCGGCAAACAGATGCGGGAATTCATGGGCCGCACCCGCCAGGAAAACACCGAGATGCCGCCGCCCCGGGTGAATTACTATGTCAGTTTTCGACCCCAGAGTGGCGGCCGGGAGCGGGAGTTTCAGGTTAGCGAGCACCTCTATGAGCGGCTTGAGCCCGACAGCACCGGTACCCTGGTGATCCAGGGCCGGCGCTTTATCGCCTTTGAGCCGGACGACGTTATCCTGGATAACGACTGA
- a CDS encoding DUF411 domain-containing protein translates to MMKNSLLSLTLLLATPVMAVTGPVTVYKSPTCGCCEGWVEHMREAGFEVNSIDTEHMGAVKVRAGVKQELASCHTAHVGGYVIEGHVPAADVKRLLQQRPEVHGLTIPGMPQSAPGMDIPGSPYEVLSIDRQGETAVFSRYPG, encoded by the coding sequence ATGATGAAAAACAGCCTGCTGAGTCTGACCCTGCTGCTGGCCACCCCGGTCATGGCAGTTACCGGCCCGGTGACCGTGTACAAGTCGCCCACCTGCGGTTGCTGCGAAGGCTGGGTGGAGCACATGCGCGAGGCCGGCTTTGAGGTCAACAGCATTGACACCGAGCACATGGGAGCCGTCAAGGTGCGGGCCGGGGTCAAACAGGAACTGGCTTCCTGCCATACCGCCCATGTGGGTGGCTATGTCATCGAGGGCCATGTGCCGGCGGCGGATGTGAAACGGCTGCTGCAACAACGCCCCGAGGTGCATGGCCTGACCATTCCCGGCATGCCCCAGAGTGCGCCGGGCATGGACATTCCCGGCTCCCCCTACGAGGTGCTGAGCATTGACCGTCAGGGCGAGACCGCGGTATTCAGTCGTTATCCAGGATAA
- a CDS encoding SirB2 family protein, translating to MSYLAVKHAHMMFALISIVLFMLRAWLAVPSPARVSNKLLKILPHIVDTLLLLCGIWLAVQINQAPFGNSPWLTAKVVGLVLYIVVGTIAIKRGKTRQQRLAAALASIAIFAYIYGVAVSKSPLSWLAL from the coding sequence ATGTCCTATCTTGCCGTCAAGCACGCGCACATGATGTTCGCCCTTATCAGCATTGTGCTGTTTATGCTGCGGGCCTGGCTGGCCGTGCCGTCCCCGGCTCGGGTCAGCAACAAGCTGCTGAAGATTCTGCCCCATATCGTCGACACCCTGCTGCTGCTGTGCGGCATCTGGCTGGCGGTGCAGATCAATCAGGCGCCCTTTGGCAACAGCCCCTGGCTGACCGCCAAGGTGGTGGGCCTGGTGCTGTATATTGTGGTCGGCACCATCGCCATTAAACGCGGCAAGACCCGGCAGCAACGGCTGGCGGCGGCGCTGGCTTCCATCGCCATCTTTGCCTATATCTACGGCGTCGCCGTGAGTAAGTCACCCCTGTCCTGGCTGGCACTGTAA
- a CDS encoding M14 family zinc carboxypeptidase encodes MRCLTVLMALWASLVWGVPVAPTPFEKSEFMVLPDSRDIRQYLVALADGHEQARLVPLGDSAGGRPIDALLVSSSPAFLQAQRPEPGKATVMVLAAQHGNEPAGAEAVQQLARELLSGEHDGLLARLNLVLVAMANPDGRDLSRRHNANDDNTNIDYVALAAGETRLLVNALHRFDPDLVYDSHESGIWKRQLTREQGWLTDVETQFEVGNNPNIDDPLRDYTEHHLLPALIRRVTLEGLEAAPYRGEITRLGQGVARGGLGITNLRNYAALQGRVSVLIESRLDHKAGSYATPRNIAERVRKQHLALLTLLRLTADEASRLVPLTRRARTGWRSQAENGRTLWMDMRFERNPEQPELWLPLVRMTDGERRFHAFINQNRIMAGEPVTLPPAYAVTRERERMARWLHHHHIRFSTLSAPQVVRAERLLIEALLPPIERRTGVREKWRVQVASQAGSVRLGPGDLLVPMDQPLAPLAALMLDPRSVNALYQEAGWSWLAPGDFPVFPVWPTAPDVRK; translated from the coding sequence ATGAGGTGTCTGACCGTCCTGATGGCGCTGTGGGCAAGCCTGGTGTGGGGCGTGCCGGTCGCGCCAACCCCCTTTGAAAAAAGCGAATTTATGGTGTTGCCCGACAGTCGCGACATTCGTCAGTACCTTGTGGCGCTGGCCGACGGCCATGAACAGGCTCGACTGGTGCCCCTGGGGGATTCCGCCGGCGGCCGGCCCATTGACGCCCTGCTGGTGTCGTCGTCGCCGGCCTTTTTGCAGGCGCAGCGGCCCGAGCCGGGCAAGGCCACGGTAATGGTGCTGGCGGCCCAGCACGGTAACGAGCCGGCGGGGGCGGAGGCGGTGCAGCAGCTGGCCCGGGAGCTGCTGAGCGGTGAGCACGACGGGCTGCTGGCACGACTGAACCTGGTGCTGGTGGCCATGGCCAACCCGGACGGGCGGGATCTGTCCCGCCGCCACAATGCCAACGATGACAACACCAATATCGATTATGTGGCTCTGGCCGCCGGCGAAACCCGCTTGCTGGTCAATGCCCTGCACCGTTTTGACCCGGATCTGGTTTATGACTCTCATGAGTCCGGCATCTGGAAGCGCCAGCTCACTCGGGAGCAGGGCTGGCTGACCGACGTGGAAACCCAGTTCGAAGTCGGCAACAACCCCAACATCGACGACCCCCTGCGCGACTACACCGAGCACCACTTGCTGCCGGCGCTGATACGGCGGGTGACTCTGGAAGGGCTTGAAGCCGCGCCCTACCGGGGCGAGATCACGCGCCTGGGGCAGGGGGTGGCCCGGGGCGGACTGGGCATTACCAACCTGCGCAATTACGCCGCCCTGCAGGGGCGGGTATCTGTGCTGATCGAAAGCCGGCTGGATCACAAGGCCGGAAGTTATGCCACGCCGCGCAATATTGCCGAGCGGGTGCGCAAGCAGCACCTGGCCCTGCTGACCCTGTTGCGGCTGACCGCCGACGAGGCTTCACGACTGGTGCCCCTGACACGTCGGGCGCGCACCGGCTGGCGCTCGCAGGCCGAGAATGGCCGTACCCTGTGGATGGATATGCGCTTTGAACGCAACCCCGAACAGCCTGAGCTGTGGTTGCCGCTGGTACGGATGACCGACGGCGAGCGCCGTTTTCATGCCTTTATCAATCAAAACCGCATCATGGCCGGCGAGCCGGTGACGCTGCCGCCGGCCTATGCGGTGACCCGGGAGCGGGAGCGCATGGCGCGCTGGCTGCATCATCACCATATTCGTTTCAGCACCCTGAGTGCGCCGCAAGTGGTGCGTGCCGAGCGCCTGCTCATCGAGGCGTTGCTGCCCCCCATCGAACGCCGAACCGGTGTGCGTGAAAAGTGGCGGGTACAGGTGGCTTCTCAAGCCGGATCGGTGAGGCTGGGGCCGGGGGATTTGCTGGTGCCCATGGATCAGCCCCTGGCGCCGCTGGCGGCGCTGATGCTGGATCCGCGCTCCGTCAACGCCCTGTATCAGGAAGCGGGCTGGAGCTGGCTGGCGCCGGGCGACTTTCCGGTGTTTCCGGTATGGCCCACGGCGCCCGACGTTAGAAAATAA
- a CDS encoding helix-turn-helix transcriptional regulator, with translation MSKKLLRQLTLARCVPYRPYKLTARQLQEKLEEEGIQVSLRTVQRDLEEMSGMGLFDLTSDDRSKPHGWCFERNGLNDFANFMPLGLAMALKTWNDQAADLLPASVLTELNPIIDKATQVINDSQSELASRWMENVVQLPKPFPGSPEMRRATTIRDALWRGRKFGAEIKRVIKGRTVWLRYEQVNPLGIVTRKDGPMLLCTVSDMDPKIYGIPFEHIKDVELSSRPVTQPREFSVHKLIREKGYQEEADTIHFVGRITNPGRSLLEDTIPGHNPRLTRYDKQSMMVETDVKDSPEFRRWLTDMAGKVEILAPESLKTAK, from the coding sequence ATGAGTAAGAAACTGCTGAGACAACTGACCCTGGCGCGCTGTGTTCCCTATCGTCCATACAAGCTGACCGCGCGCCAGCTGCAAGAGAAACTGGAAGAAGAAGGAATTCAGGTCAGCCTGCGGACCGTGCAGCGGGATCTGGAAGAAATGTCGGGCATGGGCCTGTTTGATCTGACTTCGGATGATCGCAGCAAACCCCATGGCTGGTGTTTTGAACGCAATGGTTTGAACGACTTCGCCAACTTTATGCCGCTGGGCCTGGCCATGGCGCTCAAAACCTGGAACGACCAGGCCGCCGACCTGCTGCCGGCCAGCGTGTTGACCGAACTCAACCCGATCATCGACAAGGCCACCCAGGTCATCAACGACAGCCAGAGCGAGCTGGCCAGCCGCTGGATGGAAAACGTGGTGCAACTGCCCAAGCCATTCCCGGGCAGCCCGGAAATGCGCCGCGCCACCACCATTCGCGACGCCCTGTGGCGGGGCCGCAAGTTTGGCGCCGAGATCAAACGGGTGATCAAGGGCCGCACCGTCTGGCTGCGCTACGAGCAGGTCAACCCGCTCGGCATCGTCACCCGCAAGGATGGCCCCATGCTGCTGTGCACGGTGTCGGACATGGATCCCAAGATTTACGGCATTCCCTTTGAGCACATCAAGGACGTGGAGCTGAGCAGCCGCCCGGTGACCCAGCCGCGGGAGTTCAGCGTACACAAGCTGATTCGTGAAAAAGGCTATCAGGAAGAGGCGGATACCATTCATTTTGTGGGCCGCATTACCAATCCGGGCCGGTCGCTGCTGGAAGACACCATTCCGGGCCACAATCCCCGATTGACCCGTTACGACAAGCAAAGCATGATGGTGGAAACCGACGTCAAAGATTCGCCCGAATTTCGTCGCTGGCTCACCGACATGGCAGGCAAGGTAGAGATACTGGCACCGGAATCCCTGAAAACCGCCAAGTAA
- the ftsZ gene encoding cell division protein FtsZ produces MNEILFEPAEPDCDTIRISVVGVGGCGGNTVNLLADHSLPSHVSTMAMNTDAKALQQSRVETLQLGRELTRGLGAGAEAEVGRRAAEESEADIRARLQGADLCFITAGMGGGTGTGAAPVVARLAREMNIMTVAIVTRPFGFEGKKRALMAEQGLDNLAEHTDALLVLPNDYLLKVLGARTPLLKAFSESSKVIQNAVRGLADIIGQTGLINIDFADVRTIMSQQGKAVMGIGLARGENKVEEATLQALNNPLLEKVELGRARGVLLNVVASADIGLDDFQKIGDRVAECVGEDATVVSGITLDPELTDSIQVTMIATGIQPAKESIAPVQSPKPAQPTRQDGPEPEGLDIPAFLRQRQQ; encoded by the coding sequence ATGAACGAGATCCTTTTTGAACCCGCCGAGCCCGACTGCGACACCATTCGCATCAGCGTGGTGGGTGTGGGTGGCTGCGGTGGCAACACCGTTAACCTGCTGGCCGACCACAGCCTGCCGTCCCATGTCAGCACCATGGCGATGAACACCGACGCCAAGGCCCTGCAGCAAAGCCGGGTGGAAACCCTGCAGCTGGGCCGGGAACTGACCCGGGGCCTGGGCGCCGGCGCCGAGGCGGAAGTGGGACGACGTGCCGCCGAAGAGAGCGAGGCCGACATTCGCGCCCGCCTGCAGGGTGCCGACCTGTGCTTTATTACCGCCGGCATGGGCGGCGGCACCGGCACCGGCGCGGCCCCCGTGGTGGCCCGGCTGGCCCGGGAGATGAACATCATGACGGTGGCCATCGTCACCCGTCCCTTTGGCTTTGAGGGCAAAAAACGCGCCCTGATGGCCGAACAGGGTCTCGACAACCTGGCCGAACACACCGACGCCCTGCTGGTACTGCCCAACGACTACCTGCTCAAGGTGCTGGGCGCACGCACTCCGCTGCTCAAGGCCTTTTCCGAAAGCAGCAAGGTGATTCAGAACGCGGTGCGCGGCCTGGCCGACATCATTGGCCAGACCGGTCTTATCAACATCGACTTTGCCGACGTGCGCACCATCATGAGCCAGCAGGGCAAGGCGGTCATGGGCATCGGCCTGGCCAGGGGCGAAAACAAGGTGGAAGAAGCCACCCTGCAGGCCCTGAACAACCCGCTACTGGAAAAGGTGGAGCTGGGCCGGGCCCGGGGCGTGCTGCTCAACGTGGTGGCCTCGGCCGACATCGGCCTCGACGATTTTCAGAAGATCGGCGACCGGGTGGCCGAGTGTGTGGGCGAAGACGCCACCGTGGTCTCCGGCATCACCCTGGATCCGGAGCTGACCGACAGTATTCAGGTCACCATGATCGCCACCGGCATTCAGCCGGCCAAGGAAAGCATCGCCCCGGTGCAGTCGCCCAAGCCGGCGCAGCCGACGCGCCAGGACGGACCCGAGCCGGAAGGCCTCGATATTCCCGCCTTTCTGCGCCAGCGCCAGCAGTAA